The genomic interval GGCGGTGATCGGCCCCGCGAGGCCCCTGCAAGCGATTCCCGGACATCGGCGTGCCAATCGCCCAGACGCTGATCCGTAGGCCGCGCGTGTCGCCCGATGACGAAAGCCCGCCTCAGGCGACCACCCGGTTACGGCCGCCGGCCTTGGCCTGATAGAGACGGGCATCGGCCGCCGAGAACAGCGAATCGAACTCGTTGCCGTCCACATCCACACAGCCGATACCGATGCTTGCGGTCACCCGAATCGCATCCGACCCGTGCCGGGTATGGGTGTCGGCGATCGACCGGCACAGACGGTCGGCCCGGGCGCGGGCATCGCGGCGATCGCAGTCGACCAGCAACACGGCGAACTCCTCGCCGCCCAGGCGCGCCGCCAGATCCTCGGAGCCGACCTGCCTGCGAATGACGTCAGCAATCGTGCGCAACACGATATCGCCGACCGCATGCCCATGGCTGTCGTTGACCTGTTTGAAGAAATCCAGATCGACAATCAGTACGGCAAAGGGCGTGCCCTTGCGCGCGTGTCGTGCCTGCTCTGCGGCCGTACGATCGAGAAACCGAGCCCGGTTGGCCAGGCCGGTCAGCGGGTCGGCCATCGCCAATCGCAGCAACGCCCGATCGGCCCGCTCCCGGCTGTATTCATGGATATGCGAGAACACGAAAATGCACAGCGCGGCGAGCAGGATATTCGCGATGACCTCGATCGACTGGCTCTCCACGCTGTTCGTGCCGTGTCGCCATACAAAGATCCCCGCCGCGATCACCAGGTAGGCCAGCGCCAGCGCCCCGCCCAGCCAGCGCCCCAGCAACAGATGCGAAACCACCGGGATCAGCAGCACCCAGATGAAGACACTCGAGCCCGTCAACGGGCTGGCGAGTGCAAACATCATCACGGTGCAGAAAGGCAACAGATACGCCAGCGCCAACCGCTCGAGCCGACGCGTGCGCTTGACTACCAGCATCAGCACCAGCGCATAGAGCCCCATGCCGGCTTCGGCCATCGCCAAC from Salinisphaera sp. T31B1 carries:
- a CDS encoding GGDEF domain-containing protein; its protein translation is MSGLAEQSPTPRFQPAGYRRAVLQALLALTVICGAVFIVINLRIGNLPLAMAEAGMGLYALVLMLVVKRTRRLERLALAYLLPFCTVMMFALASPLTGSSVFIWVLLIPVVSHLLLGRWLGGALALAYLVIAAGIFVWRHGTNSVESQSIEVIANILLAALCIFVFSHIHEYSRERADRALLRLAMADPLTGLANRARFLDRTAAEQARHARKGTPFAVLIVDLDFFKQVNDSHGHAVGDIVLRTIADVIRRQVGSEDLAARLGGEEFAVLLVDCDRRDARARADRLCRSIADTHTRHGSDAIRVTASIGIGCVDVDGNEFDSLFSAADARLYQAKAGGRNRVVA